CGGCGGCAGCCCCAGATCGGCCAGCAGCAGCCCCAGACCGTCGCGCGCCAGCGGCGCGATCGCGGCATAGATCTCGACCGTGCCCCGCCCCGGATCAAGCCCGAGCAGCACCGGGGCAAAGGCGCGGACGGCCGGCAGGCGGCGGGTCAGCGGGGCAAAGGGCAGCGCTGCCAGCGTCTCGGGCGCCCCGGGCAGTTCCAGATAAAGCTTGCGCCGCAGGCCCGGGTTCCCCGGACGCAACCCGATCCAGCCGCCGAAGCGGGCGCCCTGCGCCTGCTGGGCGGCGGTGACCGCCGCGCGCAGGGCGCGCTGCCCCGGCGAAAGGCCCGGCACCGCCGCAACCGCGCGCGCCCGTCGTTCGGCGCCCGATGCCCCGGGCACCGGATCGAGCGTGGCGCGGATCTGCTCTGCCCCCGCGGCGGTCCAGAGCGCCTGGAATTCCACCGGATCGCCGATCGCCGAGAGGTTGCTGTCCTGCGCCCCGGGCTCGGCACAAAGCCCGCGCAGCGCGCGGTCCCATTGCGCGGCCGGGACATCGGCCCCGCCCGCCGCCCGACACGCCCGAGAAAGCGCATCGGAGGGATCGGCGGCGGGATCGGGGGCGGGGGGCGGCGCGGCGCCGCCCGCCGCTACGGCACAGGCTGGAACCGGGTCCATCGCGCTGCCGCCGCTATCGGGTCGTGATGCGGGCGGCCTGCAGCAGGCCCGGCGGTTCGGTGGCCACCGGCGGCAGGTGGATCTGCAGCTTGTTCGTCACTTCAAGCCGCCCCGTGCCCTTGCGGGTGCCATCGTTCAGCACGTAATCGGCGCTGTAATAGAACACGATGTCCGGTGCCCCGCGCGGCCGGTAAAGCGTGTAGTAAAGCGGCAGCGATTTCACGATCATGTCCGAGGCGGGCGGGATCATGTTGAAGGCGATCAGATTCACCGCCGACACCGATCCGCCGCGCCCCGCGTCCGGCGGCGGCGTGTCCTGCAGCCGCCGCATCAGGGTGAAGCTTTGCTGCGCCGCCTCGTGAAGATCGGCCAGAACCGTGCCCTTGGCATCGGCAAGTTGCAGGATGTTCAGCGACACCTGCCTGACCTGCGTCCAGTCGATCTCGTTGGTGAAGATCTCGACGCTGTAGATCTCTTCGGTATCCTTGAGGATCAGCGCCCGGCGGCTGTAGGGCACCTTGATGTTCGACAGCGTCGCGACGTCGCCATCGCCATAGATCACCTGTCCGTTCAGGTCGAAATAGGCGGTCTGCGGATCGGGCTGCGCCTGGAACGCCCAGGTCGGCGAGGTCGAAAGACCCGGCTGCGGTTCGGGTACCCAGCCGTCCCAGTTGTAGTTCGGCGGCACTTTCTGCGACGGGTTCTGGTCGTCGTGATAGGCGCCGTTGACATTCAGCTCGAGGAAGCCGGTGCCGCCCTTCATCGCCAGCGCCCGGAACGAGAAGGTCGTCAGATAGTCCTGCGGCGTGAACACGAACACCGTGTCGGCATTGTTCGATCCGAACAGCACCGGGGGCTGCACCGTGATCACCTCTCCGGTTTTCAGCTGATACCGCAGCCGGTAGTTGTAAGTGTTGGTGATCGGCACATGATAGGTGGAGGAAAATTCCACGGGCGTGCCGTTCCGGGTCATTTCCTTCGTCTGCAGCTTCGGCGGCTGACCGGCCGGAGGCGTCTCGAAGAAATCGATGAACAGCGTCCTGACCGCATAGGGCGAGGTGCCCTCGAACGGGACCCCGTTCCCGAGGCAGGTCACCTTGCGGATGCCAAGCAGGTTGGGCCGGAACGAGACCCGCGTCGCCGCGGTTTCGATCCGGTCGGAGGTGTAGGGGCTCTCGCCGCCGCCGAAATTGACCGTGTAGCGATAGGCATAGCCCGGCTCGAAGCTGCCGCCGCCGGGCGCGCGATACACGACCGAGCTTTCGCCCCCCTTGCCCAGGCTCAGCTTGAAGCTGTTGTCCGTGGTGCGGGTCGGATAGAAGACCTCGACCTCGACATCCTCGAAGCCGATGACGCCCGCCGCATCGCTCGGATCGCCCGTCAGTTCGAAGACCACGACCAGTTCGCGGTTGTCGACCTCGTGGTAGAGTTTTTCCCAGGTCGCGGCGTCGAAGCGGGGCAGGAACCGCGACACCGGCGTGCTCCATTCGACGATCGCATCTTCCGCATAGGTCAGGAAGATGTCGCTCACCACCGAGATCGGGTTCTGGTTGCCGGTGGCCTGGCGCTGCGCCGTCTCGATCGCCGAGGCGACCTGGGTTTCCAGCACGCTCCAGGCCCAGTCGCGCACCATCTGCACCACTTCGGGGGTGCCGCCCGCGCCCGGCGTGACCTTCACATCCCCCGCGCCCGAGGATTTCAGGTTCTGTTTCACCTCGACCAGAACCTGTTGCGACTTGCCCCAGGTGTCCTTCTTGGATTCATAGGTGCGCTCGTAGTCGATCGCCACCGAGGCGGTGTATTTCACCTCGGCCCTGGCGCCCAGAAGCTGCGTCAGCACCCCCATCGAATAGGTGATCGAGAACGGCGCCAGCCCCCCCGTGCCGGTGAAGGCGCCGACAAAGGTGTTGAGCGCCGCCTCGGTCTCCAGCTCGACCAGAAACCGCGCCACATTGGAGCCGAACAGCGAGGGCGAGACGCAGATCTGCTGGCCTTCGGGCTTGCCCTCGACCGGCAGGTCGAAGTCGAAGAACACGTCACCGCCGATCCAGGTGAACTGACCCCAGGCCCTGATGTCCGGGATCTGCTCCTGCGCGGCGCGCTTGGCATCCTCGGGGGCGAAAAGCTCGACCTCGAAGGTGCAGATCCCGGCGTTTCCGTCCTGATTTTTGAGGTATTTCGTCAGGTTGAAGGTCGGCTGGCCGTTGTCGATCCGCAATCTGGGCACGGGAACCAGATACCACAGGCCCTTGTCCTCGCGGTCCTGGAAAACGGTCACTTGCAGTTGATTTCCCTGGCCGTCCCTGTAGTCGACTTGTCGGGCAGTGGTCACGTCAAACATGATGTCGTCCCTTTGGCAACCTGCGGTTGAATACATTTTAGGCATTTCAACCAGAATGCTACACCGTTTCGGGCAATTTGAAAGCGCGAACTGGCGCGAAGGTAACGTCTTCGCGGGTATGGATTATTCATCTGTCAACCTTTGGTTGTGCGCGGATTGACCGATTCGGAACGGCGCCTTGCGAAAGACGGCCTCCGGGCCGGGGGCGGCCGTCCCTGACCTCCTGCGGCATTTTGCAACCATAGAAAAACAGTCGGGAATTTGTCTTGACCCCGGCCGGTCCGGGCTATTCAACTGAGGCGTGAACTGGCGCAAGCGAGACGGGACAGCGAGACGATGAGCAAGCACGACGACGAGGACGACGACCGGGGCCGGGGGCAGGGCGCTGCGGGCCCGGGGTTCGGGGCGGCGCCGCCGGTGGGGTGGTATTATTTCGGGCCGGAACCGCCCTGGGTTTCGGGCTGTGCGCCCGGCTGGGGGCCGCAGGCGGCGGCAGGACAGGCGGGGACAGGACAGGCGGGGGGACCGGGGTTTCAGGGCGGGGCGCAAGCGGGCCCGCAGCCGCAGCCCGACAACCGCGACCTGATGCAGGCCTTTGACCGGCTGGCGCGGGGCGATGTCTCGGCCGAGACGCTGGGGATGCTTTTCAACCTGCGCGACCGTGATTTCTGGAAAGGCGCGGTGGCGGGCTCGGCCGTGGCCCTCGCGCTGGCCAATCTGCCCGCGCTCAAGGCGATGTTCGCGGGCCTGGCCGCACAGGGCTTCGGCATGGGCGCCATGGCGACCCCGCCCGCCGCGGCGAAACCCGCCCCCACCACAGAGGAGAGCTGAGATGACTTCACAACCGAAAGCCGCGCCGCTGATGCCCTCGACCACGCAGATCGTGCGGGCCGGGGTGAACGGCGCCGCGATCACCGGCGCCTGGACCGCAATCAACGAGGGGATCCGGGTCCGCAACGGCCAGACCACGACCGATGCGGCGATGCGCGCGACCGCGAGCAGCGCCGCCATCGGCGCCGGGGCGGGGGCGGTGGCGACGCTTGCCGCGCATCTGGCGCGCAATGCGCCGGTGCTCGGGCTCGTCGCGCTGGCGGCGGGGGTGCTGTACTTCGCCAATTCCAGCCGCAAGCCCGCCCCGGCCGGCGCCGCCCCCGAAACGACCCCCGAGGATGCGGAGGCCGCGCAATGACCGACACCACCTCGCAAACCCCCGCGACTTCGGGCACGGACACCGGCCAGACCGGTCTTCTGTCGAACCCGCGGTTTCTGACCGGGGCGGTCGTGGGCGGGCTTGTCACCTATGTGCTGACCAACGAGGCGGCGCAGCGCAAGCTGATGGGGGGGCTTGCCCAGCTTTGGCTTGGGCTGCAGGGCGGGCTCGAGGAGGCGAAGGAACGCTTCCGCGATGCCGAATCCGAGGTGCGCTCGCAGCAGCAGAAGTAACGCCGAAGGGCAGGTGGCCGGATGCGTCTTGATCTTTCCCTGACCGGCGGCCCGTCCGCCCTGTCTGCGCCCGCTGGCGCCTTCCCGCTGCGGATCGCGCATGAAGCGCCCGGGCGGCTGCGGCTGAAACTGCCCTGGCTGGCCCGGCCCGATCTGGACAGCGAGACCCTTGCCCGGACGGTGCGGCAGATCCGCGGCGTCCGGTCGGTGCGGCTCAACCCGGCGGCGGCCAGCGTGATCGTCACCCATGACGGCACGGCGGCGACGCGGGCGCGGCTGCTCGACGGGATCGGCCGCCTCGATCCGGATCAGCTGCGCCGTCCTGCGCCGGGCGGCGCCGCCGGGGGACCCTCGGCCGCGCCGATCCTTGGCCGCCTGACGCTGCTTGCGGCGCTGCCGGTGCTGCCGCGGCCGGTCGGCCGGGCGCTGGTGCTTTGGGCGATTGCGCCGCGGGTTCTGGGGGGGCTGGATGCGCTTGTGACCCGGGGCGTCTCGGTCGAGGTGCTGGATGCGCTGGCGGTGTCGCTGGGCGTTGCCCGGGGCAGTTTCGGCACCGCGCTGACCACCGACATGATGATGGAGGCGGGCGAATATCTGGAAGAGACCACGATGCGGCAATCGGGGGCGCTTTTGCAGGGGCTGTTGATGCCCAACCCCGCGACCGCGCGGATCGAGCGGGCGGGGGCGGTGCTGGATCTGCCCTTCGAGCAGGTGGCGCAGGGCGATATCGTGGTGGTGCAGACCGGCGAGGCGGTGCCGGTCGACGGCCTGGTGATCGCGGGCGCGGCGCAGGTGAACGAGGCCTCGATCACCGGCGAAAGCCTTGCGGTGACGAAGGAACCGGGGGCGCAGGCGATTGCGGGCTCGACGCTGGAAAGCGGGCTGTTGCGGATCCGCGCCGAGCAGGTGGGGGCGGAAACCACGACGGCGCGGATCGCGGCGCTGATCCGCGGCGCGCTGGAGGAACGCTCCGAGACCGAGAAACTGGCGGGGGCACAGGCGAACCGGCAGGTCTGGATGACGCTGGGTCTTGGCGCGGCGACGCTGGCGGTGACGCGCGATCTGCGGCGGCTGTCTTCGGTGTTTCTGGTCGATTACGCCTGTCCGATCAAGCTTTCGGCCCCGGTCGCCGTGCGCGCGACGATGTCGGCGGCGGTGGCGCGGGGGATCCTGATCAAGGGCGGTCCCTCGATCGAGAAGCTCTCGGCCGCCGATACCTTTGTCTTTGACAAGACCGGCACGCTGACCGAGGGCACGCTGGAGCTGTGCGACGTGCTGCCCCTTGGGTCGCAGCCCGGGGCGGAGCTGCTGGCGCTTGCGGCGGCGCTGGAAACCTCTGCGCATCATCCGATTGCCCGGGCGATCCGTGCGGCGGCGCGGGCGGGCGGGCTGACGCCTCCCGCGACGGGCGATGTCGGGGTCGAGGTCGGCCAAGGGCTGCGCGCCCGTGTTGCGGGGGCCGAGGTGCTGATCGGCGCGCGGCATTTCATGGCCCGCGAGGGGGTGGATTTCAGCGCGCATGCGGCGCAGATCGAGGCCCTGGCCGAGGCTGGCAAGATGACGCTTTACATGGCGCTGGACGGGCGTCCGGCGGCGCTGTTCGGGCTGCGCGACCGGCTGCGGGCGGATGCGCGCGCCACCGCCAGCCGGCTGCGCCGCGCCGGGGTGAAGCATCTTGTCATGCTGACCGGCGATCGCCGCGCCCGGGCCACGGCGCTGGGGCGCGCGCTGGGCTTTGACGCGGTCCATGCCGAGCTGCGCCCCGAGGACAAGGCCGAAATTCTGGCGCGGCTGAAGGCCGAGGGGCGGCAGATCGCCTTTGTCGGCGACGGCATCAACGACGCGCCCGCGCTGGCTTCGGCCGGGGTCGGGATCGCGATGGCGCAGGGCGCCGACATTGCCCGGGCGGCGGCCGACATCACCCTGTCAGAGGACCGGATCAGCGCCGTGGCCGACGCGCGCGAGACCTGCGACCGGGCGATGGCGATCATCCGCACCAACACCACGCTGGCGCTTGCGATCAACACCGGGCTGTTCGTGGCGGCGTCCTCGGGGCGGCTCTCGCCGGTGGCGGCCTCGCTGATGCACAACGGCTCGACTTTCGCGCTTTTGCTGCATGCGCTGGCGCAGGCGGGCTTTCCCGAACGCCCCGTGCGGCCCTGACGCAAAGAGAGGGCCAGGATGCGCTTTATAATTCTTGACAGAATTACTTTGGTTCTGCATCCTTGCCGGACCAAGGACGGAGGCTTTCATGGTCTGCTGCGTGCATCACATCCCCGGCCGCGCCCGTTTCAAGATCGAGGCGCTGCGCCGCGACGCCGATCTGGCGCAGCGGCTGCATGAAAAGGTGGGGGCGCTGGAAGGCGTGCTGGCGGTGGAGGTGAACCGCGGCGCGGCCTCGGTGATCGTGCATTACCATGTCGGGCACGGCGAGGTGGGGGCGATCATGGATCATATCTGCGCCCATTGCCCGAAAGCCGCGCTGACCCGCCCGACGGCGCAGCCCGTCGCGAACCGCACGAGCGCGCCGGTTCTGGGGGCGAAACTCTCGCCCGAGTTCAAGCAGGCGATGACCGTGGCGATGAGCAAGGCGGTGCTGAACACCTTCATCACCCGCATCGTCGCCGCCGCGATCTGAACGCCGGTTACGCCTCGGGCCGCCGCGCCGCCGCGGCCGCGAAGCGCCGGGCAAGGCCGCGCCGCATCGTCGCCGCGGCATGGTCCAGAAACAGCGCCGGTTCGATCAGCTCGATTTCGGAAATCACCGGCCCGCGCGGCGTGTTCAGCAGATCGACCCGGGCATAAAGCGGGGCTGCCGTCAGCGCCGCCAGCGCCTGTGTCGCAAGGGTGATCCGCGCCGCGCCGGGATCGACCGCCTGCACGCTGGCGCCGAACTGGGTGTTGGCGCGAAAATCGCCCGCGGCGGGATTGCGCCGCACCGCATGGCTGAACCCGCCCGCGACGAAAACAAGCGAGGTCTCTCCGGCGGTGACCTGATCCAGAAACGGCTGCAGCACCACCGGAACCTCGGGCAGGGGGGGCATCGGCCCCGCGGCGGCGATCCGCGTGACGCCAAGGCCGCTTTGCCCGATCGCGGGCTTGAGCACCGCCTGCGCCCAGCCGCGCGCCGCGAGCTCGGCCCGGATCTGCGCCGCCTCGGGGCGGTCAAGCGCCAGCGTCGGCACCACCGCCACGCCGCGCTGCGCCAGATCGCACAGATAGGATTTGTGCA
This DNA window, taken from Rhodobacter capsulatus SB 1003, encodes the following:
- a CDS encoding HMA2 domain-containing protein, which gives rise to MVCCVHHIPGRARFKIEALRRDADLAQRLHEKVGALEGVLAVEVNRGAASVIVHYHVGHGEVGAIMDHICAHCPKAALTRPTAQPVANRTSAPVLGAKLSPEFKQAMTVAMSKAVLNTFITRIVAAAI
- a CDS encoding heavy metal translocating P-type ATPase is translated as MRLDLSLTGGPSALSAPAGAFPLRIAHEAPGRLRLKLPWLARPDLDSETLARTVRQIRGVRSVRLNPAAASVIVTHDGTAATRARLLDGIGRLDPDQLRRPAPGGAAGGPSAAPILGRLTLLAALPVLPRPVGRALVLWAIAPRVLGGLDALVTRGVSVEVLDALAVSLGVARGSFGTALTTDMMMEAGEYLEETTMRQSGALLQGLLMPNPATARIERAGAVLDLPFEQVAQGDIVVVQTGEAVPVDGLVIAGAAQVNEASITGESLAVTKEPGAQAIAGSTLESGLLRIRAEQVGAETTTARIAALIRGALEERSETEKLAGAQANRQVWMTLGLGAATLAVTRDLRRLSSVFLVDYACPIKLSAPVAVRATMSAAVARGILIKGGPSIEKLSAADTFVFDKTGTLTEGTLELCDVLPLGSQPGAELLALAAALETSAHHPIARAIRAAARAGGLTPPATGDVGVEVGQGLRARVAGAEVLIGARHFMAREGVDFSAHAAQIEALAEAGKMTLYMALDGRPAALFGLRDRLRADARATASRLRRAGVKHLVMLTGDRRARATALGRALGFDAVHAELRPEDKAEILARLKAEGRQIAFVGDGINDAPALASAGVGIAMAQGADIARAAADITLSEDRISAVADARETCDRAMAIIRTNTTLALAINTGLFVAASSGRLSPVAASLMHNGSTFALLLHALAQAGFPERPVRP
- a CDS encoding ATP-grasp domain-containing protein, producing the protein MTRIALATCARWPAPALGLATLIDLLAAEGLAVDHAPWQAGAAPFAGADLVLPLAAWDYAETPQAFADWIAAVAAAGGRFGNPAGLMLWNLHKSYLCDLAQRGVAVVPTLALDRPEAAQIRAELAARGWAQAVLKPAIGQSGLGVTRIAAAGPMPPLPEVPVVLQPFLDQVTAGETSLVFVAGGFSHAVRRNPAAGDFRANTQFGASVQAVDPGAARITLATQALAALTAAPLYARVDLLNTPRGPVISEIELIEPALFLDHAAATMRRGLARRFAAAAARRPEA